A stretch of the Enterobacteriaceae bacterium ESL0689 genome encodes the following:
- the ycaO gene encoding 30S ribosomal protein S12 methylthiotransferase accessory factor YcaO yields the protein MKQTFIPGKDAALEDSIARFQQKLLDLGLDIEQASWLNPVPHVWSVHIRDKSCPLCFANGKGATQKAALASALGEYFERLSTNYFFADFWLGETVSQAPFVHYPNEQWFPIPENDAIPEGLLDSHLRAFYDPDNQLTASMLVDLQSDNKARGICGLPFIRQSDGEVIAIPVNIIGNLYVSNGMSAGNTPNEARVQALSEIFERYIKNRIIAESISLPEIPPAVMARYPAVVEAINALEAEGFPVFAYDGSLAGQYPVICVVLFNPANGTCFASFGAHPNFGVALERTVTELLQGRSLQDLDIFTPPTFDDQQVADPTNLETHFIDSSGLICWDLFKQDVDYPFVDWDFSGTTEQEFTALMAIFNREEKEVYIADYQHTGVYACRIIVPGMSDIYPAEDLWLANNNIGSSLRATLLALPGSQWQKEDYLALLNQLDDEGYDDFTRVRELLGLATGTDNGWYTLRIGELKAMLALAGGDLAQALIWTEWTQEFNASVFSAERASYYRCLHTLLLLSQEETRQPQQYLPAFIRMYGASAVEAASAALRGEAPFYGLQTVDSDLHAFPAHRALLAVYDKLQQAKARF from the coding sequence ATGAAGCAAACTTTTATTCCCGGTAAAGATGCCGCGCTGGAAGACTCTATTGCCCGATTCCAGCAAAAATTGCTCGATCTCGGACTGGATATTGAACAAGCCTCGTGGCTGAATCCGGTTCCCCATGTCTGGTCAGTACATATCCGTGATAAATCCTGTCCATTGTGCTTTGCCAATGGCAAAGGCGCTACGCAAAAAGCGGCGCTGGCTTCTGCATTGGGTGAATATTTTGAGCGCCTGTCGACTAACTATTTTTTTGCCGATTTCTGGTTAGGCGAAACTGTCTCTCAGGCTCCCTTTGTTCACTATCCGAATGAACAGTGGTTCCCGATCCCTGAAAACGATGCCATACCAGAAGGTCTGCTGGACTCTCACTTACGCGCCTTCTACGATCCTGATAATCAACTGACTGCCAGTATGCTGGTTGATCTGCAATCAGATAATAAAGCACGCGGTATTTGTGGACTTCCCTTCATCCGCCAGTCAGATGGCGAAGTGATCGCGATCCCCGTGAATATTATCGGCAACCTGTATGTCTCTAATGGGATGTCGGCCGGAAATACGCCAAATGAAGCGCGCGTGCAGGCATTATCAGAAATATTTGAGCGCTATATTAAAAATCGCATCATTGCGGAAAGTATTAGCTTACCCGAGATCCCACCCGCAGTGATGGCACGCTATCCTGCAGTTGTCGAGGCGATCAACGCCCTGGAGGCCGAGGGTTTTCCTGTTTTTGCTTACGATGGCTCGCTGGCGGGTCAATATCCGGTTATCTGTGTTGTGTTGTTTAATCCCGCAAATGGCACCTGCTTCGCCTCTTTTGGTGCTCATCCGAATTTTGGCGTCGCACTTGAACGTACTGTCACTGAATTGTTGCAAGGCCGCAGCCTGCAGGATCTCGATATCTTCACGCCCCCGACTTTTGATGATCAACAAGTCGCTGATCCTACCAATCTTGAAACCCATTTTATCGATTCCAGTGGTTTAATCTGCTGGGATCTGTTCAAACAGGATGTCGATTATCCTTTCGTGGACTGGGATTTTTCAGGCACGACGGAGCAAGAATTTACTGCCCTGATGGCTATCTTCAACAGAGAAGAGAAAGAAGTTTATATCGCCGACTATCAGCACACCGGTGTCTATGCTTGCCGGATCATCGTGCCAGGTATGTCAGATATTTATCCGGCAGAAGATCTGTGGCTGGCCAACAATAATATCGGCAGTTCCCTGCGGGCAACGCTGCTGGCTTTGCCAGGCAGTCAATGGCAAAAAGAAGACTATCTCGCCTTGTTGAACCAGCTTGATGATGAAGGATATGACGACTTTACCCGGGTACGCGAACTGCTGGGACTGGCGACAGGCACCGATAATGGCTGGTATACCCTGCGTATTGGTGAGCTGAAGGCGATGTTAGCGCTGGCGGGCGGAGATCTGGCGCAGGCGTTAATCTGGACCGAGTGGACACAGGAATTTAACGCTTCCGTCTTCAGTGCTGAACGCGCCAGTTACTATCGCTGTTTACACACCCTGCTGTTATTGAGCCAGGAAGAAACACGTCAGCCACAACAATATCTGCCAGCTTTCATTCGCATGTATGGTGCCAGTGCCGTGGAAGCCGCCAGCGCCGCACTCCGGGGAGAAGCGCCGTTTTATGGTTTACAGACGGTCGATAGCGATCTGCATGCTTTTCCGGCCCATCGTGCCTTACTGGCAGTCTATGACAAACTACAACAGGCGAAAGCCCGCTTCTGA
- the focA gene encoding formate transporter FocA: MKADNPFDLLLPAAMAKVAEEAGVYKATKKPITTFYLAITAGVFISIAFVFYITATTGTATIPFGIAKLIGGLCFSLGLILCVICGADLFTSTVLTIVAKASGRISWGQLAKNWLNVYIGNLIGALLFVLLIWLSGEYMVANGSWGLNVLQTADHKIHHTFIEAVCLGILANLMVCLAVWMSYSGRTLLDKSIIMILPVAMFVASGFEHSIANMFMIPMGIVIRHYASPEFWIAVGSHPENFSHLTVMNFITDNLIPVTIGNIIGGGVLVGLTYWVIYLRGHDHH; encoded by the coding sequence GTGAAAGCTGACAACCCTTTTGACCTCTTACTCCCTGCAGCAATGGCGAAAGTTGCTGAAGAAGCGGGGGTTTATAAAGCTACAAAAAAACCAATAACCACGTTTTATCTGGCGATTACCGCAGGTGTGTTCATTTCTATTGCCTTCGTTTTTTATATTACGGCAACGACAGGAACAGCGACCATCCCTTTCGGTATTGCTAAATTAATCGGTGGACTCTGCTTTTCACTCGGTCTGATTCTGTGTGTCATATGCGGTGCGGATCTGTTCACTTCCACTGTTTTAACTATCGTGGCAAAGGCCAGCGGACGAATCAGCTGGGGTCAGCTTGCTAAAAACTGGCTTAACGTTTACATCGGCAATCTTATTGGTGCTTTGTTGTTTGTCTTGCTGATATGGTTGTCAGGCGAGTATATGGTAGCTAATGGCAGCTGGGGACTGAATGTCCTGCAAACGGCCGACCATAAAATACATCATACCTTTATCGAAGCCGTCTGCCTCGGTATTCTCGCTAATCTGATGGTCTGTCTGGCCGTGTGGATGAGCTATTCTGGCCGCACGCTGCTGGATAAATCAATCATCATGATTTTACCTGTCGCGATGTTTGTCGCCAGCGGTTTTGAGCACAGCATCGCTAATATGTTTATGATTCCGATGGGAATCGTCATTCGTCACTATGCCAGTCCGGAATTCTGGATCGCTGTTGGTTCCCATCCGGAAAATTTTTCTCACCTGACCGTTATGAACTTCATTACTGATAACCTGATTCCGGTAACTATCGGCAACATTATCGGCGGTGGTGTACTGGTTGGGTTAACATACTGGGTTATTTATCTGCGTGGTCATGATCACCATTAA
- the pflB gene encoding formate C-acetyltransferase — MSELNETLATAWEGFAKGNWQNEVNVRDFIQKNYTPYEGDESFLAGATAATTELWDSVMEGVKLENRTHAPVDFDTAVASTITAHDAGYINKTLEKIVGLQTEAPLKRAIIPFGGIKMVEGSCKAYNRELDPSLKKIFTEYRKTHNQGVFDVYTPDILRCRKSGVLTGLPDAYGRGRIIGDYRRVALYGIDFLMKDKFAQFSSLQERLENGEDLEATIRLREEIAEQHRALGQIKEMAAKYGYDISNPATNAQEAIQWTYFAYLAAVKSQNGAAMSFGRTSSFLDIYIERDLKAGKITEQDAQEMIDHLVMKLRMVRFLRTPEYDELFSGDPIWATESIAGMGLDGRTLVTKNSFRFLNTLYTMGPSPEPNMTILWSEKLPLNFKKFAAKVSIDTSSLQYENDDLMRPDFNNDDYAIACCVSPMIVGKQMQFFGARANLAKTMLYAINGGVDEKLKMQVGPKSEPIKSDVLDFDEVMTRMDHFMDWLAKQYVTALNIIHYMHDKYSYEASLMALHDRDVIRTMACGIAGLSVAADSLSAIKYAKVKPIRDENGLAVDFEIEGEYPQFGNNDPRVDDMAVDLVERFMKKIQKLHTYRNAIPTQSVLTITSNVVYGKKTGNTPDGRRAGAPFGPGANPMHGRDQKGAVASLTSVAKLPFAYAKDGISYTFSIVPNALGKDDDVRKANLAGLMDGYFHHEASIEGGQHLNVNVMNREMLIDAMENPEKYPQLTIRVSGYAVRFNSLTKEQQQDVITRTFTQAI, encoded by the coding sequence ATGTCCGAACTGAACGAAACATTGGCCACAGCCTGGGAAGGTTTTGCTAAAGGTAACTGGCAAAATGAAGTCAACGTCCGTGACTTTATCCAGAAAAACTATACCCCTTATGAAGGGGACGAATCCTTCCTGGCTGGCGCAACGGCCGCAACCACTGAGTTGTGGGATAGCGTTATGGAAGGCGTTAAGCTGGAAAACCGCACTCATGCACCCGTCGATTTTGACACCGCTGTCGCCTCCACGATCACCGCTCATGATGCTGGCTACATTAACAAAACGCTGGAAAAAATCGTCGGTCTACAAACCGAAGCACCACTAAAACGTGCGATCATTCCGTTCGGTGGCATAAAAATGGTGGAAGGCTCTTGTAAAGCCTATAACCGCGAACTGGATCCCAGCCTGAAAAAAATCTTTACTGAATATCGTAAAACCCACAACCAGGGTGTTTTCGATGTTTATACCCCGGATATCCTGCGTTGCCGTAAATCAGGTGTTTTGACCGGTCTGCCCGATGCCTATGGCCGTGGTCGTATCATTGGTGATTATCGCCGTGTTGCCCTGTACGGTATCGATTTCCTGATGAAAGATAAATTTGCCCAGTTCAGCTCTCTGCAGGAAAGACTGGAAAATGGCGAAGATCTGGAAGCGACCATCCGTCTGCGTGAAGAAATCGCTGAACAGCACCGCGCGCTGGGTCAGATTAAAGAAATGGCGGCCAAATATGGCTACGATATCTCTAATCCAGCCACTAACGCACAGGAAGCCATCCAGTGGACTTACTTTGCCTATCTGGCCGCAGTGAAATCACAAAATGGCGCGGCGATGTCCTTCGGCCGTACTTCCAGCTTCCTTGATATCTATATCGAACGCGACCTGAAAGCCGGTAAAATCACTGAACAGGACGCCCAGGAAATGATTGACCACCTGGTCATGAAATTACGTATGGTGCGTTTCCTGCGTACTCCGGAATATGATGAGCTGTTCTCAGGTGACCCTATTTGGGCAACCGAATCTATCGCCGGTATGGGACTTGATGGTCGTACTTTAGTGACCAAAAACAGCTTCCGCTTCCTGAATACCCTGTACACCATGGGGCCTTCTCCAGAACCGAACATGACCATCCTGTGGTCAGAAAAACTGCCGTTAAATTTCAAGAAATTTGCCGCTAAAGTTTCCATCGATACCTCTTCTCTGCAATATGAGAATGATGATCTGATGCGTCCGGATTTCAACAACGATGACTATGCTATCGCCTGCTGCGTCAGCCCGATGATCGTCGGTAAGCAGATGCAGTTCTTCGGTGCGCGCGCTAATCTCGCGAAAACCATGCTGTATGCCATCAATGGTGGCGTTGATGAAAAACTCAAAATGCAGGTTGGCCCGAAATCAGAACCGATCAAAAGCGATGTGCTGGACTTCGATGAAGTCATGACCCGCATGGATCACTTCATGGACTGGCTGGCTAAGCAATATGTCACTGCACTGAATATCATTCATTACATGCATGACAAATACAGCTATGAGGCTTCGCTGATGGCACTGCATGACCGTGACGTTATCCGTACAATGGCATGTGGTATCGCGGGTCTGTCAGTGGCTGCCGACTCACTGTCAGCAATCAAATATGCGAAAGTTAAACCTATTCGCGATGAAAATGGTCTGGCTGTTGATTTCGAAATTGAAGGTGAATATCCGCAATTTGGTAACAACGATCCACGTGTCGATGATATGGCGGTTGACCTGGTAGAACGTTTCATGAAGAAAATTCAGAAACTGCATACCTATCGTAACGCTATCCCGACTCAGTCAGTTCTGACCATTACCTCCAATGTCGTGTATGGTAAGAAAACCGGTAATACCCCTGATGGTCGTCGCGCTGGCGCACCATTCGGACCGGGTGCTAACCCGATGCATGGCCGTGATCAGAAAGGTGCCGTCGCTTCTCTGACTTCTGTGGCTAAACTGCCATTTGCCTACGCTAAAGATGGGATCTCCTACACCTTCTCTATCGTACCGAATGCATTAGGTAAAGATGACGATGTGCGTAAAGCTAATCTCGCGGGTCTGATGGATGGTTATTTCCACCACGAAGCTTCTATTGAAGGTGGCCAGCATCTGAACGTCAACGTAATGAACCGTGAAATGCTCATCGACGCGATGGAAAACCCGGAAAAATATCCACAGTTGACTATCCGCGTCTCTGGTTATGCGGTGCGTTTTAACTCCCTGACCAAAGAGCAGCAACAGGATGTTATTACCCGTACTTTCACTCAGGCGATCTAA
- the pflA gene encoding pyruvate formate lyase 1-activating protein, whose translation MSTIGRIHSFESCGTVDGPGIRFITFFQGCLMRCLYCHNRDTWDTHGGKEITVEELMKEVVTYRHFMNASGGGVTASGGEAILQAEFVRDWFRACKKEGIHTCLDTNGFVRRYDPVIDELLEVTDLVMLDLKQMNDDIHQNLVGVSNHRTLEFARYLSKKNIRVWIRYVVVPGWSDDDDSAHRLGEFTRDMGNIEKIELLPYHELGKHKWITMGEEYKLEGVHPPSKETMERVKKILEQYGHQVIY comes from the coding sequence ATGTCAACTATTGGTCGTATTCACTCCTTTGAATCCTGTGGCACGGTTGATGGCCCCGGCATTCGTTTTATTACTTTCTTTCAGGGTTGTCTGATGCGTTGCCTGTATTGCCATAATCGTGACACATGGGATACCCATGGTGGTAAAGAGATTACCGTTGAAGAACTGATGAAAGAGGTGGTGACCTATCGCCATTTTATGAATGCTTCCGGCGGCGGTGTGACCGCTTCCGGTGGGGAAGCTATCCTCCAGGCTGAGTTTGTGCGTGACTGGTTTCGAGCCTGCAAAAAAGAGGGTATCCACACCTGTCTTGATACTAACGGTTTCGTGCGCCGTTATGATCCGGTTATTGATGAATTACTCGAGGTGACCGATCTGGTCATGCTCGATCTCAAGCAGATGAATGATGATATCCACCAAAATCTGGTGGGTGTCTCAAATCATCGTACCCTGGAATTTGCCCGCTATCTGAGCAAGAAAAATATCCGGGTCTGGATCCGCTACGTCGTTGTTCCTGGCTGGTCAGATGATGATGATTCCGCTCATCGCCTCGGTGAGTTTACCCGTGATATGGGCAATATCGAAAAGATCGAGTTACTGCCCTATCATGAATTAGGTAAACATAAATGGATAACGATGGGTGAAGAGTATAAGCTCGAGGGTGTTCACCCCCCCAGTAAAGAGACGATGGAGCGGGTAAAGAAAATCCTTGAGCAGTATGGTCATCAGGTCATCTATTGA
- a CDS encoding MFS transporter — protein sequence MSIYTHPVRMLLCGLLLSTLAIAVLNTLVPLWLAHKDMPTWQVGMIGSAYFTGNLAGTLLTGWVIRHQGFNRSYYLASLLFAIGCAGLGSAINFWCWFSWRFIAGIGCAMIWVVVESALVSSGSAQNRGRLLAAYMVVYYLGTVLGQLMVSRLPTQLMSVLPWATALTLLAILPLLFAQIGNHDDKPHQPVHIWPMLKLRSARHGITGCIVSGIVLGSLYGLMPLWLNHQGVSDARIGIWIALLVCAGIIGQWPVGYLADRYGRLRVLRGQVAIVILGCLVMLGHMAMAPGLLMLGAASFTLYPVAMAWACEKVEHYQLVAMNQALLISYTIGSLFGPTFTAMLMQHFSDQLFFIVIACVALVYLLTLYHKEDCPPSSAI from the coding sequence ATGTCTATTTATACCCACCCCGTAAGAATGTTGCTTTGTGGCCTGCTTTTATCGACGCTGGCGATAGCGGTACTCAATACGCTTGTCCCGCTTTGGCTGGCACATAAAGATATGCCCACCTGGCAGGTAGGGATGATAGGATCTGCCTATTTTACCGGTAATCTGGCAGGGACGTTGCTTACAGGATGGGTCATCAGGCATCAGGGATTTAATCGTAGCTATTACCTGGCCTCACTGCTTTTTGCTATTGGCTGTGCCGGGTTAGGGAGCGCGATTAACTTCTGGTGTTGGTTTAGCTGGCGTTTTATCGCGGGTATTGGCTGTGCCATGATCTGGGTGGTGGTGGAAAGTGCGCTGGTTTCCAGTGGCAGTGCGCAGAATCGTGGCCGTCTGCTGGCAGCGTATATGGTGGTTTATTATCTCGGCACCGTGCTGGGACAATTGATGGTGAGCCGTTTACCCACGCAATTGATGAGTGTATTGCCCTGGGCAACGGCGCTGACATTACTGGCCATTCTGCCGTTACTCTTTGCGCAGATTGGCAACCACGATGATAAACCACATCAGCCGGTACATATCTGGCCAATGTTAAAATTACGTTCGGCACGTCATGGGATAACAGGCTGTATTGTATCAGGTATTGTGCTGGGTTCACTGTATGGTCTGATGCCGTTATGGCTGAATCATCAGGGGGTGAGTGATGCCAGGATTGGTATCTGGATAGCCTTGCTGGTTTGCGCAGGTATTATCGGTCAATGGCCGGTTGGCTATCTGGCGGATCGTTATGGTCGCCTGCGGGTGCTACGCGGTCAGGTTGCTATTGTGATTTTAGGTTGCCTGGTGATGTTGGGCCATATGGCGATGGCCCCAGGGTTGCTTATGCTGGGAGCCGCCAGTTTTACTCTCTATCCGGTGGCAATGGCCTGGGCTTGCGAAAAAGTAGAACATTACCAGCTAGTGGCGATGAATCAGGCACTACTGATTAGCTACACTATCGGGAGCCTGTTTGGCCCGACTTTTACCGCGATGTTAATGCAGCATTTTTCAGATCAGCTGTTCTTTATTGTGATTGCCTGTGTTGCGCTGGTTTATCTACTGACCTTGTATCACAAAGAAGATTGCCCACCGTCATCTGCAATATAA